One genomic window of Erinaceus europaeus chromosome 7, mEriEur2.1, whole genome shotgun sequence includes the following:
- the SPEGNB gene encoding LOW QUALITY PROTEIN: SPEG neighbor protein (The sequence of the model RefSeq protein was modified relative to this genomic sequence to represent the inferred CDS: substituted 1 base at 1 genomic stop codon), whose protein sequence is HRTLDINDPQVQSATIRIQASYRGHRXGGTAHDKGPPRVLEPLKDVVLMESGAAMLTCRISAFADPFIRWSKDGQELHHGPKYRYVFEDPDVVALVREGELAYLGQSSISVAKPFRQCRLAAHPVEVPAKIQKGPDNTKARKGTTVTLPAAIMGEPAPIVSGIKDGKDMEKDDRVFRDLQHTSTLTIRPTTPKDSGKYEVYVENSLGMDQSFARVDVA, encoded by the exons caccgtaccCTGGATATCAACGACCCCCAGGTCCAGAGCGCCACCATTCGGATCCAGGCCTCTTACAGGGGCCACAGGTGAGGGG GAACCGCGCATGACAAGGGGCCACCGCGGGTGCTGGAGCCGCTCAAGGACGTGGTGCTGATGGAGAGCGGCGCGGCCATGCTGACCTGCCGCATCTCGGCCTTTGCTGACCCCTTCATCCGCTGGAGCAAGGACGGCCAGGAGCTGCACCACGGTCCCAAGTACCGCTACGTCTTCGAGGATCCGGACGTCGTGGCGCTGGTGCGGGAAGGCGAGCTGGCCTACCTGGGCCAGAGCAGCATCAGCGTCGCCAAGCCCTTCCGCCAGTGCCGACTCGCCGCGCATCCTGTGGAAG tCCCAGCCAAGATTCAGAAGGGACCAGATAACACGAAGGCCCGCAAAGGCACCACGGTGACGCTGCCGGCGGCCATCATGGGCGAGCCCGCGCCCATAGTGAGCGGGATCAAGGACGGGAAGGACATGGAGAAGGATGACC GTGTATTTCGAGATCTGCAGCACACCTCCACGCTGACCATCCGCCCTACCACGCCCAAGGACAGCGGCAAATACGAGGTGTACGTGGAGAACAGCCTGGGCATGGACCAGAGCTTCGCTCGCGTGGACGTGGCCTGA